In a genomic window of Lepisosteus oculatus isolate fLepOcu1 chromosome 5, fLepOcu1.hap2, whole genome shotgun sequence:
- the csf1a gene encoding macrophage colony-stimulating factor 1a isoform X1 → MTSYKPAHTLCKAKARHLCFLVLLCFQLAVGDVPGPCRHSVTGDHLKKVNSLIANQMQNGCAITYTFTEQGSLSDTCYVKAAFPKILELLRDHFSYGKSSDNYQYVQAVKRLVQEIYTQKCIQEIDLEREYDPAKFAKTYTGSPKEALEKVRKVISLYKSLMTKNNKPVNWNCEDQYAEDILETTTSVNTPTGPVVCQCSCPTAGYGASEGASLAANSLWKGLPKLTASQPPIQPYEQSNPPQRISSTGGRHLPNSGPAMLEKHQGSRNTISVTSPDGKKQKKTTTLWDYFAFTVSAFPKAKDSSSFLTSGYSTVPTSSNKEDTQKTITTNPFINSDPLSLIPSTPEYLDHSHISSKPPESMPLTVPSVGSIVIEGKRPSETTFDTKELTESYIPNLDGTARLNTEKNTDYAHLGKDNIINSSPSLEDSMNHPTTSLPSQDTLVGDTPNGPEESTAIALIAKRSVDPRMEGSFYNSETDTQINRAWASGTLNDPEEKEVLERILGNFRKGSPVPQTVSYNGYQPTQSTSRQTWQEKVIPTWMQTEERSPRLSAAFKGQQRTPLSSTISPSNTPQSQQINSKISNEEKVIPGHDSSTWDHIDKSLASDPTAQDSGKESQSGTSEDSNNSYKPAFIVVAVCGGLLLITTLYCFIQKKKLEALKHGSQHHEERVDNCSSRIAMEESELLDNSDSTL, encoded by the exons ATGACCTCATACAAACCAGCCCACACTTTGTGCAAAGCCAAG gctAGGCATCTGTGCTTTTTGGTCCTCCTGTGTTTCCAACTGGCTGTGGGAGATGTCCCTGGGCCATGCAGACACTCGGTGACAGGGGATCACCTGAAGAAAGTCAACAGTCTG attGCAAACCAGATGCAAAATGGCTGTGCAATTACATATACGTTCACAGAGCAAGGCAGTCtg AGTGACACTTGCTATGTCAAAGCTGCCTTCCCCAAAATACTGGAGCTTCTCAGAGATCACTTCAGTTATGGCAAGAGCTCAGACAACTACCAATACGTGCAGGCGGTGAAAAGGCTGGTGCAggaaatttacacacaaaaatgCATCCAGGAGATCGATTTGGAGAGGGAG TATGATCCAGCAAAGTTTGCCAAAACGTACACTGGCTCTCCAAAAGAAGCACTAGAAAAAGTACGCAAGGTCATCTCTCTTTACAAGAGTCTgatgacaaaaaacaacaagCCGGTGAACTGGAACTGCGAGGACCAGTATGCAGAAGACATCCTGGAAACCACCACCAGTGTCAACACACCCACAG GTCCTGTCGTATGCCAATGCTCTTGTCCAACTGCAGGTTATGGGGCTTCCGAAGGGGCTTCTTTGGCAGCCAACAGTTTATGGAAAGGCCTTCCAAAGCTCACTGCTTCCCAGCCTCCCATACAACCCTATGAGCAGTCAAATCCTCCTCAGAGGATCTCAAGCACCGGAGGCAGACACCTTCCAAATTCTGGCCCTGCCATGCTGGAAAAGCATCAGGGAAGCAGGAATACTATATCTGTGacctctcctgatgggaaaaaacagaagaagacGACGACACTCTGGGACTACTTTGCCTTCACCGTGTCTGCATTTCCTAAAGCTAAGGattcttcttcttttcttaCCTCTGGATACAGCACAGTTCCCACATCTTCCAATAAAGAAGATACTCAGAAAACAATAACTACAAATCCATTTATTAATTCTGATCCCTTATCACTGATACCCAGCACCCCTGAATACTTGGATCACAGTCACATCTCCAGTAAACCACCCGAGAGCATGCCACTGACAGTTCCTAGTGTAGGCAGTATTGTTATAGAGGGGAAAAGGCCTTCTGAGACAACCTTTGACACTAAAGAGCTGACAGAGAGTTATATCCCAAATCTGGATGGAACAGCCAGgttaaacactgaaaaaaacacagactaTGCTCATCTTGGGAAGGACAATATAATTAACTCTTCACCTTCCCTTGAAGATTCTATGAATCACCCAACCACTTCCTTACCATCCCAGGACACCCTGGTTGGTGATACACCAAATGGACCAGAAGAAAGTACAGCAATTGCCCTAATAGCCAAGAGATCAGTAGATCCCAGGATGGAGGGATCCTTCTATAATTCAGAGACAGACACTCAAATAAACCGGGCCTGGGCATCTGGTACACTGAATGATCCAGAAGAAAAGGAAGTTCTTGAAAGAATTCTGGGTAATTTCAGGAAAGGGTCACCAGTTCCACAAACTGTCAGCTACAATGGCTATCAACCTACACAGAGCACTTCAAGGCAAACCTGGCAAGAAAAGGTGATTCCCACTTGGATGCAAACTGAAGAGCGGTCGCCGAGGTTATCTGCAGCTTTTAAAGGGCAACAAAGAACACCACTCTCTTCTACTATTTCACCTTCAAATACCCCACAAAGCCAACAGATTAATAGCAAGATCAGTAATGAGGAAAAGGTCATCCCAG GTCATGATTCAAGCACCTGGGATCATATCGACAAAAGCTTGGCTTCAGATCCAACAGCTCAAGACTCAGGGAAAGAGTCCCAAAGTGGGACTTCAGAGGACTCGAATAATTCTTACAAGCCTGCCTTCATTGTGGTGGCTGTGTGCGGAGGACTACTGCTTATAACCACCCTCTACTGCTTCATACAGAAAAAG AAACTTGAAGCACTAAAACATGGATCACAACATCATGAAGAAAG GGTAGACAACTGTAGCTCAAGAATTGCAATGGAGGAATCTGAACTTTTGGATAACTCTG ATTCAACTCTGTAA
- the csf1a gene encoding macrophage colony-stimulating factor 1a isoform X2, with amino-acid sequence MTSYKPAHTLCKAKARHLCFLVLLCFQLAVGDVPGPCRHSVTGDHLKKVNSLIANQMQNGCAITYTFTEQGSLSDTCYVKAAFPKILELLRDHFSYGKSSDNYQYVQAVKRLVQEIYTQKCIQEIDLEREYDPAKFAKTYTGSPKEALEKVRKVISLYKSLMTKNNKPVNWNCEDQYAEDILETTTSVNTPTGHDSSTWDHIDKSLASDPTAQDSGKESQSGTSEDSNNSYKPAFIVVAVCGGLLLITTLYCFIQKKKLEALKHGSQHHEERVDNCSSRIAMEESELLDNSDSTL; translated from the exons ATGACCTCATACAAACCAGCCCACACTTTGTGCAAAGCCAAG gctAGGCATCTGTGCTTTTTGGTCCTCCTGTGTTTCCAACTGGCTGTGGGAGATGTCCCTGGGCCATGCAGACACTCGGTGACAGGGGATCACCTGAAGAAAGTCAACAGTCTG attGCAAACCAGATGCAAAATGGCTGTGCAATTACATATACGTTCACAGAGCAAGGCAGTCtg AGTGACACTTGCTATGTCAAAGCTGCCTTCCCCAAAATACTGGAGCTTCTCAGAGATCACTTCAGTTATGGCAAGAGCTCAGACAACTACCAATACGTGCAGGCGGTGAAAAGGCTGGTGCAggaaatttacacacaaaaatgCATCCAGGAGATCGATTTGGAGAGGGAG TATGATCCAGCAAAGTTTGCCAAAACGTACACTGGCTCTCCAAAAGAAGCACTAGAAAAAGTACGCAAGGTCATCTCTCTTTACAAGAGTCTgatgacaaaaaacaacaagCCGGTGAACTGGAACTGCGAGGACCAGTATGCAGAAGACATCCTGGAAACCACCACCAGTGTCAACACACCCACAG GTCATGATTCAAGCACCTGGGATCATATCGACAAAAGCTTGGCTTCAGATCCAACAGCTCAAGACTCAGGGAAAGAGTCCCAAAGTGGGACTTCAGAGGACTCGAATAATTCTTACAAGCCTGCCTTCATTGTGGTGGCTGTGTGCGGAGGACTACTGCTTATAACCACCCTCTACTGCTTCATACAGAAAAAG AAACTTGAAGCACTAAAACATGGATCACAACATCATGAAGAAAG GGTAGACAACTGTAGCTCAAGAATTGCAATGGAGGAATCTGAACTTTTGGATAACTCTG ATTCAACTCTGTAA